One Cervus canadensis isolate Bull #8, Minnesota chromosome 1, ASM1932006v1, whole genome shotgun sequence genomic window carries:
- the DHX8 gene encoding ATP-dependent RNA helicase DHX8 has protein sequence MAVAVAMAGAVPGTELGPAEELAKLEYLSLVSKVCTELDNHLGINDKDLAEFVISLAEKNTTFDTFKASLVKNGAEFTDSLISNLLRLIQTMRPPAKPATSKDPVVKPKTEKEKLKELFPVLCQPDNPSVRTMLDEDDVKVAVDVLKELEALMPSAAGQEKHRDSEHRDKAKKKKRSRSRERDRDRERERERDRDHKRRHRSRSRSRSRTRDRNKGKSRYRSRSRSQSPPRDRKDRDKYGERNLDRWRDKHVDRPPPEEPAIGDIYNGKVTSIMQFGCFVQLEGLRKRWEGLVHISELRREGRVANVADVVSKGQRVKVKVLSFTGTKTSLSMKDVDQETGEDLNPNRRRNLVGETNEETSMRNPDRPTHLSLVSAPEVEDDSLERKRLTRISDPEKWEIKQMIAANVLSKEEFPDFDEETGILPKVDDEEDEDLEIELVEEEPPFLRGHTKQSMDMSPIKIVKNPDGSLSQAAMMQSALAKERRELKQAQREAEMDSIPMGLNKHWVDPLPDAEGRQIAANMRGIGMMPNDIPEWKKHAFGGNKASYGKKTQMSIIEQRESLPIYKLKEQLVQAVHDNQILIVIGETGSGKTTQITQYLAEAGYTSRGKIGCTQPRRVAAMSVAKRVSEEFGCCLGQEVGYTIRFEDCTSPETVIKYMTDGMLLRECLIDPDLTQYAIIMLDEAHERTIHTDVLFGLLKKTVQKRQDMKLIVTSATLDAVKFSQYFYEAPIFTIPGRTYPVEILYTKEPETDYLDASLITVMQIHLTEPPGDILVFLTGQEEIDTACEILYERMKSLGPDVPELIILPVYSALPSEMQTRIFDPAPPGSRKVVIATNIAETSLTIDGIYYVVDPGFVKQKVYNSKTGIDQLVVTPISQAQAKQRAGRAGRTGPGKCYRLYTERAYRDEMLTTNVPEIQRTNLASTVLSLKAMGINDLLSFDFMDAPPMETLITAMEQLYTLGALDDEGLLTRLGRRMAEFPLEPMLCKMLIMSVHLGCSEEMLTIVSMLSVQNVFYRPKDKQALADQKKAKFHQTEGDHLTLLAVYNSWKNNKFSNPWCYENFIQARSLRRAQDIRKQMLGIMDRHKLDVVSCGKSTVRVQKAICSGFFRNAAKKDPQEGYRTLIDQQVVYIHPSSALFNRQPEWVVYHELVLTTKEYMREVTTIDPRWLVEFAPAFFKVSDPTKLSKQKKQQRLEPLYNRYEEPNAWRISRAFRRR, from the exons ATGGCGGTGGCTGTGGCCATGGCGGGAGCCGTACCTGGGACAGAGCTAGGCCCCGCGGAAGAACTCGCCAAACTCGAGTATCTGTCTTTGGTGTCAAAGGTTTGCACCGAGCTGGACAATCACTTGGGTATCAACGACAAGGATCTGG CTGAATTTGTGATCAGTCTTGCTGAGAAAAATACCACCTTTGATACTTTCAAGGCTTCACTGGTCAAAAATGGTGCAGAATTCACG GATTCTCTCATTAGTAACTTGCTGCGTCTCATACAAACCATGCGGCCTCCAGCAAAGCCTGCTACTAGCAAAG ATCCAGTTGTTAAgcccaaaactgaaaaagaaaagctgaaggaACTCTTCCCAGTCCTTTGCCAACCAGACAACCCTTCTGTTCGG ACCATGCTGGACGAGGATGACGTGAAAGTCGCTGTGGATGTCCTGAAAGAACTGGAGGCCTTGATGCCCAGTGCAGCAGGCCAGGAGAAGCACAGAGACTCCGAGCACCG GGACAAGGCCAAGAAAAAGAAGCGCAGCCGGAGCCGAGAGCGAGACCGTGACCGCGAGCGAGAACGAGAACGTGATAGAGACCATAAGCGGAGACACCGGTCCCGCTCTCGATCACGTTCCCGGACCCGGGACAGGAATAAGGGGAAGTCTAGATACCGGTCCAGAAGCAGAAGTCAGAGTCCCCCCAGAGATCGGAAAGACCGAGACAAGTATGGGGAGCGGAATCTGGACAGATGGCGGGATAAGCACGTGGACCGCCCTCCCCCAGAAGAGCCCGCCATCGGGGACATTTACAACGGCAAGGTTACCAGCATCATGCAGTTTGGATGTTTTGTGCAGCTGGAGGGACTGAG GAAGCGGTGGGAAGGCCTGGTGCACATCTCTGAGCTCCGGCGGGAAGGCCGTGTGGCCAATGTGGCTGACGTGGTGAGCAAAGGCCAGAGGGTCAAGGTCAAAGTGTTGTCCTTCACTGGGaccaaaaccagcttgagcatgaAG GATGTGGATCAAGAGACTGGAGAAGATCTGAACCCAAATCGACGGCGGAATCTTGTCGGGGAGACCAACGAGGAGACCTCTATGAGGAATCCCGACAGGCCCACCCACCTGTCCCTCGTCAGTGCCCCTGAAGTAGAGGATGACTCACTAGAGCGCAAGCGCCTTACCCGCATCTCTGACCCAGAGAAGTGGGAGATCAAGCAG ATGATTGCTGCCAATGTCCTTTCCAAGGAAGAGTTCCCAGACTTTGATGAAGAGACTGGCATTCTGCCTAAAGTGGATGATGAAGAAG ATGAGGACCTTGAGATCGAGCTGGTTGAAGAAGAGCCTCCATTCCTGCGAGGGCACACCAAGCAAAGCATGGACATGAGCCCTATCAAGATCGTTAAG AATCCAGATGGCTCCCTCTCCCAAGCAGCGATGATGCAGAGTGCCTTGGCCAAAGAAAGGCGGGAACTTAAGCAAGCACAGCGGGAAGCTGAGATGGATTCTATTCCCATGGGACTCAACAAACATTGGGTTGATCCTCTGCCTGATG CGGAAGGCAGGCAGATTGCTGCTAACATGAGGGGTATTGGGATGATGCCCAATGACATTCCCGAGTGGAAGAAGCATGCCTTTGGGGGCAACAAAGCTTCATATGGAAAAAAAACCCAGATGTCAATCATTGAACAGAGGGAGAGCCTGCCCATCTACAAGCTGAAGGAGCAGCTGGTCCAG GCTGTCCATGACAATCAGATCCTGATTGTTATTGGAGAGACAGGGTCTGGGAAGACCACGCAGATCACCCAGTACCTGGCGGAGGCGGGCTACACTTCCAGGGGCAAGATTGGATGTACCCAGCCTAGACGAGTAGCGGCCATGTCTGTGGCCAAAAGAGTGTCAGAGGAGTTCGGTTGTTGCTTAGGCCAAGAG GTGGGGTACACTATTCGATTTGAGGACTGCACCAGCCCAGAAACAGTCATCAAGTACATGACAGACGGGATGTTGCTCCGAGAGTGCCTGATCGACCCCGACCTCACTCAGTATGCAATCATCATGTTGGATGAGGCGCATGAGAGAACAATTCACACTGATGTGCTCTTTGGATTGCTGAAAAAG ACGGTTCAGAAACGGCAGGACATGAAACTGATTGTCACCTCAGCCACCTTGGATGCTGTGAAGTTTTCTCAATACTTCTATGAAGCTCCCATCTTTACCATCCCAGGTCGAACATACCCAGTGGAAATATTGTACACAAAGGAACCTGAAACCGATTATCTCGATGCCAGCTTGATCACGGTCATGCAGATCCACTTAACAGAACCACCAG GTGATATCCTGGTCTTCCTGACTGGTCAGGAAGAGATTGATACTGCTTGTGAGATCCTGTATGAAAGAATGAAATCCCTGGGACCTGATGTTCCAGAACTGATTATCCTCCCAGTGTACTCTGCTCTCCCCAGTGAGATGCAGACCCGAATCTTTGACCCAGCTCCACCTGGCAGCAGAAAG GTCGTGATTGCCACCAACATTGCGGAGACATCGCTGACTATTGATGGCATTTACTATGTGGTGGACCCTGGATTCGTGAAGCAGAAGGTGTACAATTCTAAGACAGGGATTGACCAGCTCGTGGTGACTCCTATTTCTCAG gctcaGGCAAAGCAACGAGCTGGCAGAGCTGGGAGAACAGGCCCAGGGAAGTGTTACAGGCTGTACACAGAACGTGCCTACCGAGATGAAATGCTGACCACCAACGTGCCAGAAATTCAGAGAACCAACTTAGCAAGCACAGTGCTCTCACTCAAG GCCATGGGCATCAATGACCTGCTGTCCTTTGACTTCATGGATGCCCCGCCCATGGAAACCTTGATCACAGCCATGGAGCAGCTGTACACGCTGGGGGCCCTGGACGACGAGGGCCTGCTTACTCGCCTGGGCCGCAGG ATGGCAGAGTTCCCTCTGGAGCCAATGCTGTGCAAAATGCTGATCATGTCTGTGCATCTGGGCTGCAGTGAGGAAATGCTGACCATTGTGTCCATGCTGTCTGTGCAGAACGTCTTCTACAGGCCCAAA GATAAACAAGCCCTTGCAGATCAGAAGAAGGCCAAATTCCACCAGACCGAAGGGGACCACCTCACCCTGCTGGCCGTATACAACTCCTGGAAGAACAACAAGTTCTCCAACCCTTGGTGCTACGAGAACTTCATCCAGGCCCGTTCTCTGCGCCGGGCTCAGGACATTCGCAAGCAGATGTTGGGCATAATGGACAG ACACAAGCTGGATGTGGTGTCCTGTGGTAAGTCCACAGTCCGAGTGCAGAAGGCCATCTGCAGTGGATTCTTCCGGAACGCTGCCAAAAAAGACCCACAGGAGGGTTACCGGACACTGATCGACCAGCAAGTGGTCTACATCCATCCGTCCAGTGCCCTCTTCAACAGACAGCCCGAATG GGTGGTGTATCATGAGCTGGTGCTGACCACAAAGGAGTACATGCGTGAGGTCACCACCATCGACCCCCGGTGGCTTGTGGAGTTTGCACCAGCCTTCTTCAAGGTCTCTGACCCGACCAAGCTAAGCAAGCAGAAGAAGCAGCAACGGCTGGAACCCTTGTACAACCGCTATGAGGAGCCCAATGCCTGGAGAATATCCCGAGCCTTCCGGCGGCGCTGA